One genomic window of Tenacibaculum tangerinum includes the following:
- the asnS gene encoding asparagine--tRNA ligase gives MERSSVKELLQSDKFLQEVYVKGWVRTFRSNRFIALNDGSTIHNIQCVVDFENTDETLLKRINTGAAVSIQGTLVESQGKGQTVEIQVSQLEILGDSNPEEYPIQPKKHSFEFLRENAHLRVRTNTFSAVMRLRSALSFAVHQYFQLNGFYYVNTPIITGSDAEGAGEMFKVTNFEANKAPVNEEGEIDYSQDFFGKETNLTVSGQLEAETYAMALGKVYTFGPTFRAENSNTTRHLAEFWMIEPEVAFNDLDANMDLSEDFIKYVLQYVLDNCYDDLEFLDNRLAQEEKAKPQAQRSEMGLLERLKFVVENNFKRVSYTEAIEILRNSKPNKKKKFQFPVNEWGVDLQSEHERYLVEKHFKCPVILFDYPANIKAFYMRLNEDGKTVRAMDVLFPGIGEMVGGSQREERLEVLKEKMAELNIPEEELWWYLDTRKFGTAVHSGFGLGFERLVLFTTGMSNIRDVIPFPRTPQNAEF, from the coding sequence TATTGCTTTAAATGACGGATCAACCATTCATAATATTCAGTGTGTTGTAGATTTTGAGAATACCGATGAAACGTTATTAAAGAGAATTAATACGGGCGCTGCTGTGAGTATTCAAGGTACGTTGGTAGAAAGTCAAGGTAAAGGACAAACTGTAGAAATTCAGGTAAGTCAGTTAGAAATTTTAGGAGACTCGAACCCAGAAGAATACCCTATACAGCCTAAAAAACATAGTTTTGAGTTTTTACGCGAAAATGCACACTTGCGTGTTCGTACCAATACCTTTAGTGCGGTTATGCGTTTGCGCTCTGCATTGTCGTTTGCTGTGCATCAGTATTTTCAGCTAAACGGATTTTATTATGTAAACACTCCGATTATTACGGGTTCTGATGCTGAAGGAGCAGGAGAAATGTTTAAAGTTACCAATTTCGAAGCCAATAAAGCTCCTGTAAATGAAGAGGGTGAAATTGATTATTCTCAAGATTTCTTCGGAAAAGAAACCAACCTCACCGTTTCTGGTCAGTTAGAAGCTGAAACATACGCTATGGCATTGGGTAAAGTATATACTTTCGGTCCTACTTTTAGAGCAGAAAACTCAAATACAACCCGCCATTTGGCAGAATTTTGGATGATTGAGCCCGAAGTTGCCTTTAATGATTTAGATGCGAATATGGACTTGTCGGAAGATTTTATCAAATACGTATTACAATACGTTTTAGATAATTGTTATGACGATTTAGAATTTCTAGACAACCGTTTGGCGCAAGAAGAAAAAGCAAAGCCACAAGCACAACGTAGCGAAATGGGCTTGCTTGAAAGGTTAAAATTCGTTGTAGAGAACAACTTCAAACGTGTAAGTTATACCGAGGCAATTGAAATTTTACGCAACTCTAAACCCAATAAAAAGAAAAAATTCCAATTCCCTGTGAACGAATGGGGGGTTGATTTACAGTCTGAACACGAACGTTACTTAGTTGAAAAACACTTTAAATGTCCTGTAATATTGTTTGACTATCCTGCAAACATCAAGGCATTTTACATGCGTTTAAATGAAGATGGTAAAACCGTTCGCGCTATGGATGTGTTATTCCCAGGAATTGGTGAAATGGTCGGAGGTTCGCAAAGAGAAGAACGTTTAGAAGTACTTAAAGAAAAAATGGCAGAACTAAATATTCCAGAAGAAGAATTATGGTGGTATTTAGATACTCGTAAATTTGGTACTGCAGTACATTCAGGTTTTGGTTTAGGCTTTGAACGCTTGGTATTATTTACTACAGGAATGAGTAATATTCGTGATGTAATTCCTTTTCCAAGAACCCCGCAAAATGCCGAGTTTTAA